From Halotia branconii CENA392, the proteins below share one genomic window:
- a CDS encoding hydrogenase small subunit, producing MTNVLWLQGGACSGNTMSFLNAEEPTVCDLIADFGIKVLWHPSLGLELGDNLQTLLRDCISGKIPLDILVFEGSVINAPNGTGEWNRFADRPMKDWLIDLAQVAKFIVAVGDCATWGGIPAMSPNPSESEGLQFLKRQEGGFLGKDFLSQAGLPVINIPGCPAHPDWITQILVAIATGRIADIALDELNRPQTFFNTYTQTGCTRNVHFAYKASTAEFGQRKGCLFYDLGCRGPMTHSSCNRILWNRVSSKTRAGMPCLGCTEPEFPFFDLKPGTVFKTQTVMGVPKELPPGVNKKDYALLTMVAKDAAPLWAEEDFFTV from the coding sequence ATGACTAACGTACTATGGCTGCAAGGTGGGGCTTGTTCGGGCAACACCATGTCATTTCTTAACGCCGAAGAACCGACAGTTTGTGATTTGATTGCCGACTTTGGTATTAAAGTGCTTTGGCATCCTTCCCTAGGATTGGAATTAGGCGATAACTTGCAAACTCTGCTACGAGATTGCATCTCAGGCAAAATTCCCTTAGATATCTTGGTATTTGAAGGCAGCGTTATTAATGCCCCTAACGGTACAGGCGAATGGAACCGTTTTGCCGATCGCCCGATGAAAGATTGGCTAATAGACCTTGCCCAAGTTGCGAAATTTATCGTCGCCGTGGGAGACTGCGCCACCTGGGGAGGAATCCCCGCTATGTCACCCAACCCCAGCGAATCGGAGGGCTTGCAATTTCTCAAGCGTCAAGAAGGCGGTTTTTTAGGGAAAGACTTCCTTTCTCAAGCCGGATTACCTGTAATCAATATTCCAGGATGTCCCGCCCATCCTGATTGGATAACGCAGATATTAGTAGCGATCGCTACTGGACGCATAGCAGACATTGCCCTAGACGAACTAAATCGTCCCCAAACTTTCTTCAACACTTACACCCAAACAGGCTGTACCCGTAACGTCCACTTTGCTTATAAAGCCTCAACTGCCGAATTTGGTCAGCGTAAAGGCTGCTTATTCTACGACTTGGGCTGTCGCGGCCCCATGACTCACTCATCCTGCAATCGCATCCTCTGGAACCGCGTTTCTTCCAAAACCCGCGCTGGGATGCCTTGTTTAGGTTGTACAGAACCAGAGTTTCCCTTCTTCGACCTCAAACCAGGAACCGTATTTAAAACTCAAACAGTCATGGGGGTTCCCAAAGAACTACCACCAGGAGTCAACAAAAAAGACTACGCCTTACTCACAATGGTTGCTAAAGATGCAGCACCACTTTGGGCAGAAGAAGACTTTTTTACAGTTTAG
- a CDS encoding nickel-dependent hydrogenase large subunit: MTIQSLDISPVGRVEGDLDVRVDIENGRVVNAWTHAELFRGFEVILRGKDPQAGLIVTPRICGICGGSHLTCASWALDTAWGTEVPRNAILARNLGQIVETIQSIPRYFYGLFAIDLTNKKYRNSRYYEEAVRRFAAFTGKSYELGVTISAKPVEIYALLGGQWPHSSYMVPGGVMCAPTLTDITRAWAILEYFRTNWLEPVWLGCSLERYEEIQTYDDFMDWLDEDRNHRESDLGFYWRMGLDIGLDRYGAGVGKYVTWGYLAHEDKYQKPTIEGRNAAMIMKSGVYDSFSDTHTLMDQSFTRENTTRSWYDEGTADIHPSDRTTKPTANNTKDFDNAYSWASAVLHKDFGRLEAGPLARQLVAGGKHGESWQHYDGFILDVFREMKGANIHVRQLARVHELVKLYRQAEHCLREFKLNDPWYIKPQEKDGKGWGATEAARGSLCHWVEVEGGKIKNYQVIAPGTWNIGPRDGEGIRGPIEEALIGTPIYDSADPVEVGHVARSFDSCLVCTVHAHDAKTGEELARFRTA; encoded by the coding sequence ATGACAATTCAATCATTAGATATATCGCCAGTTGGTAGAGTCGAAGGCGATTTAGATGTTCGAGTAGACATTGAAAATGGACGAGTAGTTAATGCCTGGACACATGCCGAACTCTTCCGCGGATTTGAAGTTATCCTACGCGGCAAAGACCCCCAAGCCGGGTTAATTGTCACGCCTCGCATTTGCGGTATTTGTGGCGGTTCTCACCTGACTTGTGCATCTTGGGCATTAGATACAGCTTGGGGAACAGAAGTTCCCCGCAACGCTATCTTAGCTAGAAACTTAGGTCAAATTGTCGAAACTATTCAAAGCATTCCCCGCTATTTTTATGGATTGTTTGCCATTGATTTGACTAATAAAAAATACCGTAATAGTCGCTATTACGAAGAAGCCGTTAGACGCTTTGCCGCCTTCACAGGTAAATCTTACGAACTGGGCGTGACAATTTCCGCTAAACCAGTAGAAATTTATGCCCTATTAGGTGGTCAATGGCCTCACAGCAGTTATATGGTTCCTGGTGGTGTGATGTGCGCCCCCACACTTACCGACATCACCCGCGCCTGGGCAATTTTAGAATACTTCCGTACCAACTGGCTAGAACCTGTATGGTTGGGTTGTTCTTTAGAACGCTACGAAGAAATCCAGACTTATGACGACTTCATGGACTGGTTAGATGAAGACCGCAATCATCGTGAATCAGACTTGGGTTTTTATTGGCGCATGGGTTTAGATATTGGTTTAGATAGATATGGCGCTGGTGTAGGTAAATATGTCACCTGGGGATATTTAGCCCATGAGGATAAATACCAAAAACCCACCATTGAAGGGCGCAATGCTGCCATGATTATGAAAAGTGGCGTGTATGACAGCTTCAGCGATACTCACACTTTGATGGATCAGTCCTTCACCCGCGAGAATACAACTCGCTCCTGGTACGATGAAGGGACAGCAGATATTCACCCCAGCGATCGCACCACCAAACCGACCGCAAATAACACTAAAGACTTTGACAACGCTTATTCTTGGGCAAGTGCTGTCCTGCACAAAGACTTCGGCCGTTTAGAAGCTGGCCCCTTAGCGCGTCAGTTGGTAGCAGGTGGCAAACACGGCGAATCTTGGCAACACTACGACGGGTTTATTCTGGATGTATTCAGAGAAATGAAAGGCGCTAATATTCATGTCCGTCAATTAGCGCGAGTTCACGAACTTGTCAAGTTATATCGCCAAGCCGAACACTGCTTACGCGAGTTTAAATTAAATGACCCCTGGTATATCAAACCCCAAGAAAAAGACGGCAAAGGCTGGGGTGCAACGGAAGCTGCGCGGGGTTCACTGTGTCATTGGGTAGAAGTAGAAGGCGGTAAGATTAAGAATTACCAAGTGATTGCCCCTGGTACTTGGAATATCGGCCCCCGTGACGGTGAAGGTATTCGCGGCCCGATTGAAGAAGCATTAATTGGCACACCCATTTATGATTCTGCCGACCCTGTAGAAGTTGGTCATGTGGCGCGATCGTTTGATTCTTGTTTGGTGTGTACTGTTCACGCCCATGATGCTAAGACAGGCGAAGAACTGGCGCGTTTTCGTACCGCTTAA
- a CDS encoding SHOCT domain-containing protein, which translates to MANKTYRDKNRDLDSLLRDIEAWFSGQGYQTQTNKADGTWLLQAAKTEMWRKAVGASRAFNVMIQGQPNDFSVDLSTGEWASNLAAGGVAAVLTGGASLLISGVAAGWSKKIEGDLWNFIDQKVMFGEKPKSPQQLAVMQSHSSLEEKLKQLKDAYDQGFIDEIAYNAKKLEIEGQMRASKQGAEIEEKLMKLKSLLDAGILSKGEFEMKKAELMRESSNSELETQISKLNAALAAGILSQEEYESKKATIEKQSDLVTKIKQLENARDAGIITYEEFENKKLALLV; encoded by the coding sequence ATGGCTAATAAAACTTATCGCGACAAAAATCGTGATTTGGATAGTTTATTAAGAGATATTGAAGCTTGGTTTAGTGGACAGGGTTATCAGACACAAACAAATAAGGCAGATGGAACTTGGCTTTTACAAGCAGCAAAAACAGAGATGTGGCGTAAGGCAGTTGGTGCCTCCAGAGCATTCAACGTGATGATTCAAGGACAACCAAATGATTTTTCAGTAGATCTCAGTACTGGAGAATGGGCATCCAACTTGGCTGCTGGAGGGGTGGCAGCAGTGTTAACTGGCGGTGCTAGTTTGCTCATTAGTGGTGTTGCGGCAGGTTGGTCAAAGAAGATCGAAGGCGATTTATGGAATTTTATTGACCAAAAAGTTATGTTTGGAGAAAAACCTAAATCTCCTCAACAGTTGGCTGTCATGCAATCTCACAGTAGTTTAGAGGAAAAACTCAAACAGCTCAAAGATGCGTATGATCAAGGCTTTATCGACGAAATTGCATATAACGCAAAAAAGCTTGAAATTGAAGGTCAAATGCGCGCTTCTAAGCAAGGTGCAGAAATAGAAGAAAAGCTCATGAAACTTAAGAGCCTGCTTGATGCTGGAATTTTAAGTAAGGGTGAATTTGAGATGAAGAAGGCTGAATTAATGCGTGAGTCTTCAAATTCAGAATTAGAAACCCAAATATCTAAGCTAAATGCTGCTCTTGCGGCAGGAATTCTCAGCCAGGAAGAGTATGAAAGCAAGAAGGCAACAATTGAAAAACAATCTGACCTTGTGACAAAGATTAAACAACTTGAGAATGCAAGAGATGCAGGAATTATTACCTATGAGGAGTTTGAGAACAAGAAGCTAGCTCTACTGGTCTAG
- a CDS encoding HNH endonuclease, with the protein MVTIPVALRRLVIQRAADRCEYCCLSQAGQAATFHIDHITPVVAGGTTTVNNLALACVSCSLRKAARQLVEDPETGEKVPIFNPRQQVWIEHFRWNGVQVVGLTATGRATINALNMNRAIILTIRAEEEFLGRHPPS; encoded by the coding sequence ATGGTAACAATTCCTGTCGCTTTACGTAGATTAGTCATTCAAAGAGCAGCTGATCGCTGTGAGTATTGCTGTTTGTCCCAAGCAGGCCAAGCTGCGACTTTTCATATAGATCACATTACCCCTGTAGTGGCAGGCGGTACAACAACAGTAAATAATTTGGCACTGGCTTGTGTATCTTGTTCGTTACGTAAGGCTGCTAGACAACTGGTTGAAGATCCAGAAACAGGCGAAAAAGTACCAATTTTTAACCCTCGTCAACAAGTATGGATAGAACACTTTCGATGGAATGGTGTCCAAGTTGTTGGATTAACAGCTACAGGACGAGCAACCATTAACGCACTCAACATGAATCGTGCAATTATACTGACAATTAGAGCAGAAGAAGAATTTCTGGGTCGCCATCCGCCTTCTTGA
- a CDS encoding type II toxin-antitoxin system RelE/ParE family toxin — protein MKYVFHPEALNEYAEAVRYYAEQRTETAQVFINTVEDVIYQIRESPNCWSIVDEDIRRCLTRKFPYAIIYTIEQDYILVLAVMHCSRKPGYWKNRRD, from the coding sequence ATGAAGTATGTATTTCACCCTGAAGCCCTGAATGAATATGCAGAGGCTGTCCGGTATTACGCAGAACAACGCACTGAAACAGCACAAGTATTTATTAATACTGTTGAAGATGTAATTTATCAGATTAGAGAGTCCCCTAATTGTTGGAGCATAGTTGATGAAGACATTCGGCGATGTCTGACACGTAAGTTTCCCTATGCAATTATTTACACAATTGAACAAGATTACATTCTGGTTTTGGCAGTCATGCACTGTAGCCGAAAGCCGGGATATTGGAAAAATCGAAGAGATTAG
- a CDS encoding addiction module protein — MRSIKQLTEEILSLPSASRVLLAEKIIESLEFDTDPTIQAAWTTEAKSRRDEVRSGSVQTVPGDEALAQVRQLLGQ; from the coding sequence ATGCGGTCAATTAAGCAACTAACAGAAGAAATTTTATCTCTGCCTAGTGCATCGAGGGTGCTTTTGGCAGAAAAAATCATTGAAAGTCTGGAGTTTGATACAGATCCTACCATTCAAGCTGCTTGGACTACTGAAGCAAAAAGTCGGCGAGACGAGGTTAGAAGTGGTTCTGTACAAACCGTTCCAGGAGATGAGGCTTTAGCTCAAGTGAGACAATTGCTTGGGCAATGA
- a CDS encoding GNAT family N-acetyltransferase: MKLNIRDGFHLTSIRLTDKAAYLEHLKDRSISDLIPVIPYPYTEAAADWWIQRRLEFLRESGKEISFALRNLEGYLIGSIGADDFKVGKEHKAEIGYWLSQAYRGQGLATDALRVFVQYAFDNLELIRLTAHTLDFNTASVRVLEKNRFKLEGCLRQHTITRNGIFNTLAYGLLKAE; the protein is encoded by the coding sequence ATGAAATTAAACATCCGTGATGGTTTTCATTTAACCAGTATTCGTCTTACAGATAAAGCTGCTTACTTGGAACATCTCAAAGACAGAAGTATTTCTGATTTAATTCCTGTGATCCCTTATCCATATACAGAAGCTGCCGCAGATTGGTGGATACAGCGTCGGCTAGAGTTTTTGAGAGAGTCAGGCAAAGAAATATCCTTTGCACTTCGCAACCTTGAAGGTTATTTGATTGGTTCAATTGGTGCGGACGATTTTAAAGTAGGGAAAGAGCATAAAGCGGAAATTGGTTATTGGCTATCTCAAGCATATCGTGGACAAGGATTAGCAACTGACGCACTTCGTGTTTTTGTTCAATATGCGTTTGATAATCTTGAATTGATTCGCCTCACTGCTCACACTCTTGATTTCAACACCGCTTCGGTGAGAGTTTTAGAGAAAAACAGATTTAAGCTAGAGGGGTGTTTAAGACAGCATACGATAACTCGAAACGGTATATTTAATACACTTGCCTATGGTTTGCTGAAAGCTGAATGA
- a CDS encoding HetZ-related protein 2 → MGVVMQTLKQGFEERNLAMVKEAEKLAQYWQKRLAAECPEKSVATRESIIFWLLGRDLKRFDLLNPKELDIAKQAMEYRWKILRQRYLGIGRERAYRNLINRLGSIVSLRSKIQTWISLSRDRQRSVMDVLQEVLQELLQNDTYMQQQMACIAELTTDKRLRDTLLFASIEEYALRPVRNQPLLAYRFVNYLRRTQRGGLTQVPGSDLVRLVSEEILTDDENRVNLVDNQAIAEYQEAQQLEEQQILRQIVQKEFANYLEENLGTEAVEWLRLYLQGKSQDEIAKKLNKPIKEIYRLREKISYHAVRVFALKGKPELVDNWLSISLQENNLGLTQRQWQKLYEKLTPVGRQILDLRKAGKSIEAAAQQLQLKTHQAMGEWTKVYLAAQSLRVQE, encoded by the coding sequence ATGGGGGTTGTGATGCAAACTTTAAAGCAGGGTTTCGAGGAGCGCAATCTCGCTATGGTAAAAGAAGCAGAAAAACTGGCGCAATATTGGCAAAAGCGGCTGGCTGCTGAATGTCCAGAAAAAAGTGTGGCTACTAGAGAAAGCATTATTTTCTGGCTGCTGGGACGGGATTTAAAACGGTTTGATTTGCTTAACCCCAAAGAACTTGATATTGCTAAACAAGCAATGGAGTATCGCTGGAAAATTTTACGTCAACGCTACTTGGGTATTGGGCGAGAACGTGCTTATCGTAACCTGATTAATCGCCTAGGGAGTATAGTCTCACTACGAAGTAAGATTCAGACTTGGATTTCTCTAAGTCGCGATCGCCAGCGTAGTGTAATGGATGTACTACAAGAAGTGTTGCAAGAACTACTACAGAATGATACTTACATGCAGCAGCAAATGGCTTGTATTGCTGAACTAACAACCGATAAGCGACTACGAGATACTCTACTGTTTGCAAGCATAGAAGAATATGCTTTGCGACCAGTACGTAATCAACCACTGTTGGCGTATCGTTTTGTCAACTACTTACGTCGGACTCAGCGTGGTGGTTTAACTCAAGTACCAGGTAGTGATTTAGTCAGACTAGTTTCTGAAGAAATTCTCACAGATGATGAGAATCGGGTGAACTTGGTAGATAATCAGGCGATCGCAGAATATCAAGAAGCACAACAATTAGAAGAACAACAGATACTGCGACAGATAGTACAAAAGGAATTTGCTAATTACTTAGAAGAAAATCTGGGTACAGAAGCAGTAGAGTGGCTGCGTCTGTATCTTCAAGGCAAATCCCAAGATGAAATCGCCAAGAAACTAAATAAGCCAATTAAAGAAATCTACCGACTGCGTGAAAAAATTAGCTACCATGCAGTACGGGTATTCGCTCTCAAAGGAAAACCGGAACTCGTGGATAACTGGTTGTCAATTTCCTTACAAGAGAATAATTTGGGGTTAACACAACGGCAATGGCAGAAACTTTATGAAAAATTGACACCCGTTGGACGGCAGATCTTAGATTTACGCAAAGCAGGCAAATCTATAGAAGCGGCAGCTCAACAGCTACAACTCAAAACCCATCAAGCTATGGGAGAATGGACTAAAGTCTATCTTGCAGCTCAATCATTGAGAGTTCAAGAATAA
- a CDS encoding carbon dioxide-concentrating mechanism protein CcmK has product MSLQAVGSLETKGFPAVLAAADAMVKAGRVTLVGYIRVGSARFTVNIRGDVSEVKTAMAAGVEAAENVYGGTLESWVIIPRPHENVEAVLPIAYTEQVQQYRESVENPIVKSSNGR; this is encoded by the coding sequence ATGTCATTACAAGCCGTTGGATCACTTGAAACGAAGGGATTTCCCGCTGTACTAGCAGCAGCAGATGCGATGGTTAAAGCTGGTCGAGTCACTTTAGTTGGTTATATCAGAGTAGGTAGTGCTCGTTTTACAGTTAATATTCGCGGTGATGTTTCTGAGGTAAAAACCGCTATGGCTGCTGGTGTTGAAGCAGCAGAAAATGTTTATGGTGGTACTTTGGAATCTTGGGTGATTATACCTCGTCCCCATGAAAACGTTGAAGCTGTTCTGCCAATTGCTTATACAGAACAAGTCCAACAGTATCGAGAATCGGTGGAAAACCCCATCGTTAAATCCTCGAACGGACGATAA
- a CDS encoding carbon dioxide-concentrating mechanism protein CcmK — protein sequence MPMAVGVIETLGFPSVLASADAMVKSAAVTLVYYGIAESGRLIVAVRGHVSEVRTAVEAGIAAGEQVKTDTVITHYIVPNPPENVETILPIHFTEKSQPFSIF from the coding sequence ATGCCAATGGCAGTTGGCGTAATCGAAACCTTGGGTTTTCCTAGCGTGTTGGCTTCGGCAGACGCAATGGTAAAATCTGCCGCAGTTACGCTGGTATATTATGGTATAGCAGAGAGCGGTCGCTTAATAGTCGCTGTTAGGGGACATGTATCTGAAGTAAGAACAGCCGTTGAAGCTGGAATTGCTGCTGGAGAGCAAGTAAAGACTGATACTGTAATCACTCATTACATAGTGCCTAATCCACCAGAAAACGTGGAAACCATTTTGCCGATTCACTTCACTGAAAAATCCCAACCTTTCAGTATTTTCTAA
- a CDS encoding rRNA large subunit pseudouridine synthase E, giving the protein MPNHYRYIIFYKPYGVLSQFTQETPKHTTLKHYIDIPDVYPVGRLDWDSEGLLLLTNNGQLQHRLANPKFGHQRTYWVQVERIPNEDAINKLQRGVKIQDYRTRPAQVRLLSESPQLPERDPPIRFRKNVPTAWLEMTLTEGKNRQVRRMTAAVGFPTLRLVRVSICNLNLDNLQLGQWRDLTVSELELLHNLPKTN; this is encoded by the coding sequence ATGCCTAATCACTATCGATATATTATTTTTTACAAGCCTTACGGTGTTCTCAGCCAATTTACCCAGGAAACCCCTAAACACACTACCCTCAAACATTACATTGATATACCCGATGTATATCCTGTGGGACGTTTGGATTGGGATAGTGAAGGATTGCTGTTATTAACAAACAATGGACAATTACAACATCGCCTTGCCAATCCTAAGTTTGGTCATCAACGTACTTACTGGGTTCAAGTAGAGCGCATTCCCAATGAAGATGCTATAAACAAGTTGCAAAGAGGTGTAAAAATTCAAGATTACCGGACTCGACCAGCACAAGTTAGATTGTTATCGGAGTCACCGCAGCTACCTGAACGCGATCCACCAATTAGATTTAGGAAAAATGTGCCAACAGCATGGCTAGAAATGACTTTAACCGAAGGAAAAAATCGCCAAGTGCGGCGAATGACTGCGGCTGTGGGGTTTCCGACTTTGCGACTAGTAAGGGTGAGTATATGTAATCTCAACTTAGATAATCTACAACTAGGTCAATGGCGTGACCTCACTGTATCGGAACTAGAATTGTTGCATAATTTGCCCAAAACCAACTGA
- a CDS encoding PAS domain-containing sensor histidine kinase encodes MSLNQRSLWHRTHQQAEILSATPPTRLELVTEQTCDLELCTAEILRRTQEELQWYRQLYENTPAVYFSLDATGIILSVNQFGANCLGSTPEQLINQPVFQLFDQSDQQRLSDAFIDILKPALQSTANDGEFRLNCPNSKIIWIKVILRILSGADDIQKNPVILMVCEDITAHKQTERKLAEIALKQTQEAALAQFEEIESLSRLKEEFLSTVSHELRTPLTNMKMAIQMLGIALHQEQNFLGEMAKPLAERSKAARYFEILDNECDREINLINNFLDLQRLDTNAKPWVLETIQVQQWLWRVVEVFKARNSNFCKQNLHLSIAANLPAIACDPFSLERILVELLTNACKFSPVDAEITISAQLKGHNIQFQVINSGVEIPSSELPYIFNKFYRIPSNDPWKQGGTGLGLALVEKLTKHLGGTIEVASESNCTCFSLQLALSGQPRE; translated from the coding sequence ATGAGCCTGAATCAGCGATCGCTCTGGCATCGAACTCACCAACAAGCAGAAATCTTATCTGCAACACCACCTACACGCTTGGAACTTGTAACCGAACAAACCTGCGATTTAGAACTCTGCACAGCAGAAATACTGCGGCGTACCCAAGAGGAACTCCAGTGGTATCGGCAGCTTTATGAAAACACCCCTGCTGTGTACTTCAGTTTGGATGCGACGGGGATAATTTTGTCTGTCAACCAATTCGGTGCTAACTGTCTTGGTTCTACACCAGAACAACTAATAAATCAGCCCGTTTTTCAGTTGTTTGACCAATCAGATCAGCAAAGGCTCTCTGATGCCTTCATAGATATTTTAAAGCCAGCACTTCAAAGTACAGCTAATGATGGGGAATTTCGTTTAAATTGTCCTAACAGTAAAATTATTTGGATAAAAGTTATACTGCGGATTTTGTCTGGGGCGGATGATATTCAGAAAAATCCGGTAATTCTCATGGTGTGTGAGGATATTACTGCTCATAAGCAGACAGAGCGCAAGTTAGCAGAAATTGCGTTGAAACAAACCCAAGAAGCAGCACTAGCGCAGTTTGAAGAAATCGAAAGCCTCAGTCGCCTCAAAGAAGAATTTCTGAGTACGGTTTCCCACGAACTACGCACACCATTGACTAATATGAAAATGGCGATTCAGATGCTAGGAATCGCACTGCACCAAGAGCAGAACTTTTTAGGGGAAATGGCCAAGCCACTAGCAGAACGCTCGAAAGCTGCTCGCTATTTTGAAATTTTAGACAACGAGTGCGATCGCGAAATCAATTTAATTAATAATTTTTTAGATTTGCAAAGATTAGATACAAATGCAAAACCTTGGGTGTTAGAAACAATTCAAGTACAGCAATGGCTGTGGCGGGTAGTGGAAGTATTTAAAGCACGTAATAGCAACTTCTGTAAGCAAAACTTACATCTGAGTATAGCTGCTAATCTGCCAGCGATCGCTTGTGATCCATTTAGTCTAGAGCGTATTTTAGTGGAACTACTCACCAATGCCTGTAAATTTAGCCCCGTAGATGCAGAAATCACCATTTCCGCCCAATTAAAAGGTCATAACATCCAGTTCCAAGTAATTAACTCCGGTGTGGAAATTCCTAGTTCTGAATTACCATATATTTTCAATAAATTTTACCGTATCCCCAGCAATGATCCTTGGAAACAAGGCGGCACAGGTTTAGGACTGGCATTGGTAGAAAAACTGACGAAACATTTAGGAGGAACAATAGAGGTTGCAAGTGAATCAAATTGCACTTGTTTTTCTCTCCAACTAGCGCTGAGTGGTCAACCAAGGGAATAA